One region of Rhodophyticola sp. CCM32 genomic DNA includes:
- a CDS encoding MBL fold metallo-hydrolase: MRTPYETAPAAGTAIEIAEGILWLRLPLPMALDHVNVYALRDGAGWVLVDTGFDTAKTRAIWADILRDPFCGDPVTRVVATHHHPDHIGLAGWFMAQGAELITTRTAWLMARMLVLDEQERPTPETLDFWRDAGMDAGILAKRASERPFNFADIVHSLPLGYRRISEGDKLTIGGRNWHIRIGHGHAPEHATLWCEADNLVLGGDQLLPSISPNLGVYATEPNADPVQDWLDSCEAFQPHATADQLILPGHKLPYTGLPDRLSQMIDNHHGALDRLRAHLNVPRRAVDCFAPLFKRKIDDGTYGLALVEALAHLNHLLALGEVTREKHSDGAWHWQMKG, translated from the coding sequence ATCAGAACCCCGTATGAGACGGCACCCGCGGCGGGCACCGCGATAGAGATTGCCGAAGGTATCCTGTGGCTTCGTCTTCCGCTGCCCATGGCGCTGGATCATGTGAATGTCTATGCGCTGCGCGACGGGGCCGGCTGGGTGCTGGTCGATACCGGGTTTGACACGGCGAAAACCCGTGCGATCTGGGCGGATATCCTGCGCGATCCGTTCTGCGGCGACCCGGTCACCCGGGTTGTTGCCACCCATCACCATCCTGATCATATCGGGCTGGCCGGGTGGTTCATGGCACAGGGCGCCGAGTTGATCACCACCCGCACGGCATGGCTTATGGCGCGGATGCTGGTGCTGGATGAACAGGAGCGGCCAACACCGGAAACGCTGGATTTCTGGCGTGATGCGGGAATGGACGCGGGCATTCTGGCAAAACGCGCCAGCGAACGCCCGTTCAATTTTGCGGATATAGTGCACTCGCTGCCGCTTGGATACAGACGGATTTCCGAAGGCGACAAGCTCACCATCGGCGGGCGCAACTGGCATATACGCATCGGCCACGGGCATGCGCCGGAACATGCGACCCTGTGGTGCGAGGCGGATAATCTGGTGCTGGGCGGGGACCAGTTGCTGCCCTCGATCTCGCCCAATCTGGGGGTGTATGCGACCGAACCCAATGCGGACCCGGTTCAGGATTGGCTGGACAGTTGCGAGGCATTCCAGCCCCATGCGACAGCGGATCAGTTGATCCTGCCCGGCCATAAATTGCCCTATACCGGCCTGCCCGACCGATTGAGCCAGATGATTGACAACCATCACGGGGCGCTGGACCGTTTACGCGCGCATCTGAATGTGCCACGCAGGGCGGTGGACTGCTTTGCCCCGTTGTTCAAACGCAAAATAGATGATGGGACTTATGGGCTGGCCCTGGTCGAAGCGCTTGCACATCTGAACCATCTTCTCGCCCTGGGGGAGGTGACCCGGGAGAAACACAGCGACGGGGCGTGGCACTGGCAGATGAAAGGCTAG
- a CDS encoding DUF6173 family protein, producing the protein MADEIMTSAEAMESAALPEAGAVHCSPDAPKSAEQIPLPGAVTQKPVADKSPAEWAYERIILYIKTFEEQLDATHEAAMGFAGSDAGLLRIEGMGFFAPDIVTFYGTDGAGLKTQLIQHVSQLNVTLRALPKATDKPAQRIGFQLAADLAKTP; encoded by the coding sequence ATGGCAGATGAGATCATGACCTCGGCCGAGGCAATGGAAAGCGCGGCCCTTCCCGAAGCCGGGGCGGTGCATTGCAGCCCTGATGCACCAAAATCCGCCGAGCAGATACCCCTGCCCGGTGCGGTGACGCAAAAACCGGTTGCAGATAAATCCCCCGCCGAATGGGCCTATGAACGCATCATCCTTTATATCAAGACGTTTGAAGAGCAACTGGATGCCACCCATGAGGCCGCCATGGGCTTTGCGGGCAGTGATGCGGGGCTTTTACGGATTGAGGGCATGGGGTTTTTCGCCCCCGATATCGTCACCTTTTACGGCACCGATGGCGCGGGGCTGAAAACCCAGTTGATCCAGCATGTCAGCCAGTTGAATGTAACCTTGCGGGCCCTGCCGAAGGCAACGGACAAACCCGCGCAGCGCATCGGGTTTCAACTGGCCGCTGATCTTGCCAAAACCCCCTGA
- a CDS encoding aa3-type cytochrome c oxidase subunit IV — MAEQKYKHGEMDITTQEKTFNSFIRISMNVAIFCIGVVIFLALFAR; from the coding sequence ATGGCTGAGCAGAAGTACAAACACGGCGAAATGGATATTACCACGCAGGAGAAGACATTTAACAGCTTCATCCGCATCTCGATGAACGTGGCGATTTTCTGTATTGGCGTTGTGATTTTTCTGGCGCTGTTTGCAAGATGA
- the rpsU gene encoding 30S ribosomal protein S21, producing the protein MQVSVRDNNVDQALRALKKKLQREGVFREMKLKQHYEKPSEKKAREKAEAIRRARKLARKKAQREGMM; encoded by the coding sequence ATGCAGGTTAGTGTTCGCGACAACAATGTCGATCAGGCGCTTCGTGCCCTGAAGAAAAAGCTCCAGCGCGAAGGCGTTTTTCGGGAAATGAAGCTCAAGCAACATTACGAAAAACCGTCTGAGAAAAAAGCACGCGAGAAAGCGGAAGCGATCCGCCGGGCCCGCAAGCTGGCGCGCAAGAAGGCACAGCGCGAAGGCATGATGTAA
- a CDS encoding COQ9 family protein, giving the protein MTDLSDNLIEAALDHVPFDGWSEGTFKAAINDTGVDEATARALFPRGAVDLALGFHRQGDAALGAALAAADLSQMRIRDRIAFALRTRLELVEDHKEAVRRGSTLFALPLYAADGARAIWNTCDAIWDGLGDASEDVNWYTKRATLSGVYGATLLYWLGDQSEGHIATWAFLDRRIENVMQFETFKKQINDNKLLQPFLVAPNWVLSRVKAPARMRDMDLPGRWRGHGKTET; this is encoded by the coding sequence ATGACCGATCTGAGCGATAATCTGATTGAGGCCGCCCTTGATCATGTGCCGTTTGATGGCTGGTCCGAGGGGACATTCAAGGCCGCGATAAACGATACCGGGGTGGATGAGGCCACAGCCCGCGCGCTGTTTCCGCGCGGCGCGGTTGATCTGGCCCTGGGGTTCCACCGGCAGGGTGATGCTGCATTGGGTGCAGCGCTGGCAGCCGCAGATCTGTCACAGATGCGTATTCGTGACCGCATCGCCTTTGCCCTGCGCACCCGGTTGGAGTTGGTTGAGGACCATAAAGAGGCGGTGCGGCGGGGATCGACGCTGTTTGCGCTGCCGCTATATGCCGCCGATGGCGCAAGGGCGATCTGGAACACCTGTGATGCGATCTGGGACGGGTTGGGCGATGCGTCCGAGGATGTGAACTGGTACACAAAACGCGCCACATTATCGGGTGTCTATGGGGCAACACTGCTTTACTGGCTGGGGGACCAATCCGAAGGCCATATCGCGACCTGGGCGTTTCTGGACCGGCGGATAGAGAATGTGATGCAGTTCGAGACCTTCAAGAAACAGATCAATGACAACAAGCTGCTGCAGCCTTTTCTGGTGGCGCCGAACTGGGTGTTGAGCCGGGTGAAAGCCCCTGCCAGGATGCGGGATATGGACCTGCCGGGCCGGTGGCGCGGGCATGGCAAGACCGAGACATAA
- a CDS encoding NAD(P)H-quinone oxidoreductase, which produces MSLPSVMRAAEISEPGGPEVLQITSRPVPEPMAGQILIAVDHAGVNRPDVLQRAGRYAPPPGASDLPGLEAAGTVAALGPGVTKWAVGDTVCALLPGGGYAEFVATHQDHVLPVPAGMAMDQAAALCETFFTVWSNVFMRGGLKGGERFLVHGGSSGIGTTAIQLAAHFGNRVFATAGSAEKCAACTRLGAERAINYREEDFVAILRAEGGADLILDMVGGEYIPRNIKALADDGRLVQIAFLQSPKVEMNFAPLMVRRLSMTGSTLRPQSDAAKAEIAAQLHDQVWPLLEAGRIGPVMDSRFALENVAEAHARMESSAHIGKIVLNLR; this is translated from the coding sequence ATGTCGCTTCCCTCTGTGATGCGCGCGGCCGAGATCAGCGAACCCGGAGGGCCGGAGGTTTTGCAGATCACCTCCCGCCCGGTGCCAGAGCCGATGGCCGGGCAGATTCTGATTGCGGTGGACCATGCGGGGGTGAACCGCCCCGATGTCCTGCAACGGGCCGGGCGCTATGCGCCGCCCCCGGGCGCGTCGGATCTGCCCGGGCTGGAAGCGGCGGGAACCGTGGCCGCCCTGGGGCCGGGGGTTACGAAATGGGCCGTCGGAGACACCGTTTGCGCGTTGCTGCCCGGTGGCGGCTATGCGGAATTTGTGGCCACCCATCAGGATCATGTGCTGCCGGTGCCTGCCGGTATGGCGATGGATCAGGCGGCGGCGCTGTGTGAGACGTTTTTCACCGTCTGGTCCAATGTGTTCATGCGCGGCGGGCTGAAAGGCGGGGAGCGGTTTTTGGTCCATGGCGGGTCCAGCGGGATCGGCACCACCGCCATTCAACTGGCCGCCCATTTCGGGAACAGGGTGTTTGCCACTGCCGGATCTGCCGAAAAATGCGCGGCCTGTACCCGTCTGGGTGCGGAACGGGCGATCAATTACCGCGAGGAGGATTTTGTTGCGATCCTGCGGGCCGAAGGCGGTGCCGATCTGATTCTGGATATGGTGGGGGGTGAGTATATTCCACGCAATATCAAGGCGCTGGCCGATGACGGGCGGCTGGTGCAAATCGCCTTTCTGCAATCGCCGAAGGTGGAGATGAATTTTGCGCCACTGATGGTGCGGCGGCTGAGTATGACCGGCTCGACACTCCGCCCGCAAAGCGATGCGGCCAAGGCAGAGATCGCGGCGCAACTGCACGATCAGGTCTGGCCATTGCTTGAGGCGGGCCGGATCGGGCCGGTGATGGACAGCCGCTTCGCGCTGGAAAATGTGGCAGAGGCCCATGCCCGGATGGAAAGCAGTGCCCATATCGGGAAGATCGTGTTGAACCTGCGGTAA
- a CDS encoding CDP-alcohol phosphatidyltransferase family protein, with protein MNPVNVIPIDANTRDRVLRSADDPIRIFHNTDHAGRQVTGTLMIDAALLPLQRRLMMRPARILHNRGIAADQITLIGFAIGVMALPAIALGWYGMALTMILLNRVADGLDGTVARLSQPTDRGAFLDIALDFVFYALVPLGFALQNPGVNALPAAVLVTAFVGSGTSFLAFSIIAAKRGLQAEEYPSKGIYYLGGLTEGFETILLFVVICLWPQSFPLLAYLFAAACLITTVTRWIQGWQAFADT; from the coding sequence GTGAATCCTGTCAATGTGATCCCGATTGATGCCAACACGCGGGATCGTGTCTTGCGCAGTGCCGATGACCCGATCAGGATATTCCACAACACCGATCACGCAGGTCGGCAGGTGACCGGGACCCTTATGATCGACGCTGCTCTTTTACCGTTGCAACGCCGCCTTATGATGCGGCCTGCACGGATTCTGCATAACCGGGGCATCGCCGCCGATCAGATCACCCTGATCGGGTTTGCAATTGGCGTGATGGCCCTGCCCGCCATCGCGCTTGGTTGGTATGGCATGGCCCTGACCATGATCCTTCTGAACCGTGTGGCCGACGGGCTGGATGGCACGGTTGCCCGGTTGAGCCAGCCAACCGATCGCGGGGCGTTTCTTGATATCGCGCTGGATTTCGTCTTTTACGCGCTGGTGCCCCTTGGCTTCGCGCTGCAGAACCCGGGCGTCAATGCCCTGCCTGCCGCCGTTCTGGTCACCGCCTTTGTGGGATCGGGCACCAGTTTTCTGGCCTTCTCGATCATCGCCGCCAAACGCGGGTTGCAGGCCGAGGAATACCCGTCAAAAGGCATCTATTATCTGGGTGGTCTGACCGAAGGGTTTGAGACGATCCTGCTTTTCGTGGTGATCTGCCTCTGGCCGCAAAGCTTTCCGCTGCTGGCCTATCTTTTTGCCGCCGCCTGTCTGATCACCACGGTCACCCGCTGGATTCAGGGCTGGCAGGCCTTTGCCGACACATAA
- a CDS encoding HAD family hydrolase gives MPKGLQIIGFDADDTLWQNESFFRLTQERFAELLADYTDRDHLHTRLLEAERRNLGQYGFGIKGFMLSMIETAIEVTDQTVPASVIAELLAAGQDMLAHPVHLLPHAQEAVRSLAETHKLVLITKGDLLDQERKLAQSGLGAFFDGVEIVSHKTTATYQSAFTKYGDGPEYAMMIGNSLKSDVIPALEAGAWGIYIPHGLTWELEHAETPTGHSRYRELPDLGEVVTLLQAAGL, from the coding sequence ATGCCCAAAGGATTGCAAATAATCGGTTTCGATGCAGATGACACGCTGTGGCAGAATGAGAGCTTTTTTCGCCTGACACAGGAAAGATTTGCCGAACTTCTGGCCGATTATACGGATCGTGACCACCTGCACACACGGCTGCTGGAGGCGGAACGCCGCAATCTGGGCCAATACGGGTTCGGCATCAAAGGGTTCATGCTGTCGATGATCGAAACCGCGATTGAGGTCACGGATCAGACCGTGCCTGCCAGCGTGATTGCCGAGCTTCTGGCGGCAGGTCAGGATATGCTGGCCCACCCGGTTCACCTGCTGCCCCATGCGCAAGAGGCCGTTCGCAGCCTGGCAGAGACCCACAAGCTGGTTCTGATCACCAAGGGCGATCTGCTGGATCAGGAACGCAAGCTGGCACAATCGGGCCTGGGGGCGTTTTTTGACGGGGTCGAGATTGTATCGCACAAGACAACCGCCACCTATCAATCCGCCTTTACCAAATACGGGGATGGCCCCGAATATGCGATGATGATCGGCAATTCGCTGAAATCCGATGTGATCCCCGCGCTGGAGGCCGGTGCCTGGGGTATCTACATCCCCCATGGGCTGACCTGGGAACTGGAACATGCCGAAACCCCCACAGGCCATAGCCGCTATCGCGAATTGCCGGATCTGGGCGAAGTGGTCACGCTTCTTCAGGCCGCCGGTCTCTGA
- the clpS gene encoding ATP-dependent Clp protease adapter ClpS, with protein MADKSKPDDDAAVITKTKPKTERPPLYKVLLLNDDYTPMEFVVHVLERFFGITHAQAVEIMLTVHKKGLAVVGVFSYEIAETKVAQVMDFARRNQHPLQCTMEKEE; from the coding sequence ATGGCCGACAAGTCCAAACCGGACGATGATGCCGCTGTCATCACCAAGACAAAGCCCAAAACCGAACGGCCGCCTTTGTACAAGGTGTTGCTGCTGAATGACGATTACACGCCGATGGAATTTGTCGTGCATGTGCTGGAGCGGTTCTTTGGCATCACCCATGCCCAGGCGGTCGAGATCATGCTGACCGTCCACAAGAAAGGTTTGGCCGTGGTTGGCGTGTTTTCCTATGAGATTGCCGAAACCAAGGTGGCGCAGGTGATGGATTTCGCCCGGCGCAACCAGCACCCGCTGCAATGCACGATGGAGAAAGAGGAATAG
- a CDS encoding class I SAM-dependent methyltransferase, which yields MTPDRWTLALETGVLTLPEAGKALVLRAAAEADFSALGDVTAVQGFFPGHRRLEARGVDVCVAPEGVFDVALVQSVKARAESLSLVAQALTHLRPGGLLLVDGQKSEGIESYLKAVRAVLPVEDVLSKSHGKLFWLTRPETLPPSVVAWKASPQRVEGGYITAPGGFSADGPDPGSELLVALVPLLKGRIADLGAGWGYIAAELLAEQDGITRIDLVEAEWAALEAAKANIDDPRAQYIWGDATSHHPDEPYDVILSNPPFHIGRDADPGLGRAFIASAARMLKRPGQFFMVANRHLPYEAALKDHFGTGRMLAELQGYKLYQASKPKQAKP from the coding sequence ATGACCCCTGACAGATGGACCCTCGCGCTGGAGACCGGCGTGTTGACCCTGCCCGAGGCAGGAAAAGCCCTGGTGCTGCGGGCCGCGGCAGAGGCGGATTTTTCCGCCCTGGGGGATGTCACGGCGGTTCAGGGGTTCTTTCCGGGGCATCGACGATTGGAGGCGCGGGGTGTGGACGTCTGCGTGGCACCCGAGGGTGTGTTTGACGTGGCGCTTGTGCAAAGCGTGAAGGCCCGGGCCGAAAGCCTGTCACTGGTGGCCCAGGCCCTGACGCATCTGCGGCCCGGTGGCCTGTTGCTGGTGGATGGTCAGAAAAGCGAAGGGATCGAAAGCTATCTGAAAGCTGTGCGTGCTGTACTGCCGGTGGAGGATGTGCTGTCGAAATCCCATGGCAAGCTGTTCTGGCTGACCCGGCCCGAAACATTGCCCCCGTCAGTGGTGGCATGGAAGGCCAGCCCGCAAAGGGTGGAAGGCGGGTATATCACGGCGCCCGGCGGGTTTTCCGCCGATGGGCCCGACCCGGGTTCGGAACTTCTGGTGGCGCTGGTGCCGCTGCTGAAAGGGCGGATTGCTGATCTGGGGGCCGGTTGGGGCTATATCGCGGCCGAGCTTCTGGCAGAGCAGGACGGGATCACCCGGATCGACCTGGTCGAGGCGGAATGGGCCGCGCTTGAGGCGGCGAAGGCCAATATCGACGATCCGCGTGCGCAGTATATCTGGGGCGATGCCACCAGCCATCACCCCGATGAACCCTATGATGTGATCCTGTCCAACCCGCCTTTCCATATCGGCCGCGATGCCGACCCGGGGCTGGGGCGGGCCTTCATCGCCTCGGCTGCGCGCATGCTGAAACGGCCGGGTCAGTTTTTCATGGTAGCCAACCGGCATTTGCCCTATGAGGCCGCGCTGAAAGACCATTTCGGCACTGGCCGGATGCTGGCCGAGCTTCAGGGCTACAAACTCTATCAGGCGTCAAAGCCCAAACAGGCGAAACCCTGA
- a CDS encoding SDR family NAD(P)-dependent oxidoreductase encodes MSLSIQGKTAIITGAANGVGLAIARHFLERGANVMMADRDEARLVDECGGPDHQSGNARYFAGDLREKLTVANLLSATIDAFDRVDILVNASRQLLTTDPLDPTDISVETLLDQNMFAALRLSQVVAKRMILQAEEDEVEEGAIGAIVNISSIASRRTHPDLLAYSISTAALDQATRSLAVALAPHRIRVNAVAFGSLMSASLKDSLTETDGLRKEIRECTPLGRIGSAKEVAGAVQFLASDGAGFVTGEVLTVDGGRTLLDSVTTAAH; translated from the coding sequence ATGTCTCTTTCTATCCAAGGTAAAACGGCGATTATCACCGGGGCGGCCAATGGCGTCGGTCTGGCCATCGCCCGGCATTTTCTGGAACGCGGCGCCAATGTGATGATGGCCGACCGGGATGAGGCACGCCTTGTCGATGAATGCGGCGGCCCGGATCATCAAAGCGGCAATGCCCGCTATTTCGCGGGCGATCTGCGCGAGAAACTGACTGTTGCCAACCTGCTGTCCGCGACCATAGATGCGTTTGACCGGGTGGATATTCTGGTCAATGCCAGCCGCCAGTTGCTGACAACAGACCCGTTGGACCCGACGGATATCTCGGTTGAAACGCTGCTGGACCAGAACATGTTTGCAGCGCTTCGTCTTAGCCAGGTGGTGGCGAAACGGATGATTTTGCAGGCCGAGGAAGACGAGGTTGAAGAAGGTGCTATCGGCGCCATCGTCAATATCTCCTCTATCGCGTCCCGGCGCACGCATCCTGATTTGCTGGCCTATTCGATCAGCACCGCCGCACTTGATCAGGCCACGCGCAGCCTGGCGGTGGCGCTGGCGCCGCACCGGATACGGGTCAATGCGGTGGCGTTCGGGTCTCTCATGTCGGCCAGCCTGAAGGATTCCTTGACCGAAACCGACGGGTTGCGCAAGGAAATCCGCGAATGCACGCCTCTGGGCCGGATCGGATCGGCCAAGGAAGTGGCCGGTGCGGTGCAGTTTCTGGCCTCGGACGGGGCCGGGTTTGTCACCGGTGAAGTGCTGACCGTTGACGGGGGCCGGACGCTGCTGGACAGTGTCACAACCGCCGCGCATTAA
- a CDS encoding aminotransferase class I/II-fold pyridoxal phosphate-dependent enzyme, giving the protein MPSAMPFHPFAVEQFLSETEQGVVFNFSESGVHPMRYAELFALAQIDTEALFDTLVDYPQVNGSDLLRERIAALYDGAGPENILVTIGATEANTLIANTLLEPGDNMVVFRPTYEQMAGNARNLGVEIRVVDLIEAEGWALDGEGLARAVDDRTKIIHVVNPNNPTGCVLSEKDRAAIVVAADRSGAWIVADEVYAGTERATDTPTASFLGQADRVIAINSMSKAYGLPGLRLGWLVALADLIPALWRRHEYAAISASMMSMKLAEYALVPVTRAKLTARARGLIRRGFDTLTDALGAHPGVFSVVPPQASAMSFVRFDLPLGADSFAAGLLQDHDVLVIPGTKFGLKGHLRISSALPDAHLCEGLDRLNRLTGDILSGAG; this is encoded by the coding sequence ATGCCTTCTGCGATGCCGTTCCACCCTTTTGCGGTAGAGCAATTCCTGTCCGAGACGGAACAGGGTGTCGTGTTCAATTTCTCGGAAAGCGGTGTGCATCCCATGCGCTATGCGGAATTGTTCGCATTGGCGCAGATCGACACCGAGGCCCTGTTCGACACTTTGGTGGATTATCCGCAGGTCAACGGCTCTGACCTGCTGCGGGAACGGATCGCGGCGCTGTATGACGGGGCCGGACCCGAGAATATCCTGGTCACGATTGGCGCGACCGAGGCCAATACATTGATCGCCAACACCCTGCTGGAGCCGGGTGACAATATGGTGGTGTTTCGCCCGACCTATGAACAGATGGCGGGCAATGCGCGCAATCTGGGGGTGGAGATCAGGGTTGTCGATCTGATTGAGGCCGAAGGCTGGGCGCTGGACGGGGAAGGGCTGGCCCGGGCCGTTGATGACCGCACCAAGATCATCCATGTGGTGAATCCCAACAATCCCACCGGTTGCGTGCTGTCAGAAAAGGACCGTGCGGCGATTGTCGTGGCCGCGGACCGATCCGGTGCTTGGATTGTCGCCGATGAGGTCTATGCCGGAACCGAGCGCGCCACCGATACGCCAACCGCCAGTTTCCTGGGGCAGGCGGATCGGGTGATTGCGATCAATTCGATGAGCAAGGCTTACGGGTTGCCGGGCCTGCGGCTTGGCTGGCTGGTCGCCCTCGCCGATCTGATCCCGGCGCTGTGGCGGCGGCATGAATATGCCGCGATCTCGGCCAGCATGATGTCGATGAAACTGGCGGAATATGCTCTGGTCCCGGTGACACGGGCAAAACTGACAGCCCGCGCGCGCGGCCTGATCCGCCGCGGGTTCGACACGCTGACCGACGCATTGGGGGCGCATCCGGGGGTCTTTTCCGTGGTCCCGCCCCAGGCCTCTGCCATGTCATTTGTGCGGTTCGATCTGCCACTGGGCGCGGACAGTTTCGCCGCGGGCCTGTTGCAGGACCATGATGTTCTGGTCATCCCCGGCACGAAATTCGGGCTTAAGGGGCATCTGCGTATCAGCTCTGCCCTGCCGGATGCGCATCTGTGCGAAGGGTTGGACCGGCTGAACCGGCTGACCGGGGATATCTTGTCAGGTGCGGGGTAG
- a CDS encoding DUF4453 domain-containing protein, with protein MAVVTVCAGLAQVSEGPAFTLGLLTVNPTPAGAERVCTGYLGESLQLLAAPEAEADTIGDVMEGDHVTFAHEPQGDWQYVTVTSGQAVIPQSDGWVYLPDGINCTEFSG; from the coding sequence ATGGCTGTAGTCACCGTCTGCGCGGGTCTGGCACAGGTCAGCGAGGGGCCGGCCTTCACCCTTGGGCTGCTGACGGTAAACCCGACTCCCGCCGGGGCTGAACGTGTCTGTACCGGGTATCTTGGCGAGTCTTTGCAGCTTCTGGCCGCGCCCGAGGCCGAGGCTGACACGATCGGCGACGTGATGGAGGGGGATCACGTGACCTTCGCCCATGAACCACAGGGCGACTGGCAGTATGTCACGGTCACCTCCGGGCAGGCGGTCATCCCGCAATCGGATGGCTGGGTCTACCTGCCCGACGGGATCAATTGCACGGAGTTCAGCGGGTAA
- a CDS encoding DUF1013 domain-containing protein: protein MNKPIMAKATAVWLVDNTTLNFRQIGVFCGLHELEVQGIADGDVAAGVKGFDPITNNQLTQEEITRAEADPSYDLKLKFNPSAAGEEKRRGPRYTPLSKRQDRPASILWLVKFHPELSDGQISKLVGTTKPTIQSLRDRSHWNISNIQPIDPVALGLCKQSELDAAVQKANAKKAKDGEVMSDEERRKLVSTEQSLGMDPEPKIPSAISGLETFSLGGSEDETEEKDETPVDADSLFNLPDTDDEGDDDTQP, encoded by the coding sequence ATGAACAAACCGATCATGGCCAAAGCCACCGCAGTCTGGCTGGTTGACAACACCACTCTGAATTTTCGTCAGATCGGCGTCTTCTGCGGCCTGCATGAGCTGGAGGTGCAGGGCATTGCCGATGGCGATGTGGCCGCCGGTGTGAAAGGGTTCGACCCGATCACCAACAACCAGCTGACCCAGGAAGAAATCACCCGGGCCGAGGCTGACCCGTCTTATGACCTGAAACTGAAATTCAACCCCTCTGCCGCGGGGGAGGAAAAACGCCGTGGCCCGCGCTATACCCCGCTGTCGAAACGTCAGGACCGGCCCGCCTCGATCCTCTGGCTGGTGAAGTTTCATCCTGAGTTGAGCGATGGCCAGATTTCGAAACTGGTCGGCACGACGAAACCGACGATTCAAAGCCTGCGCGACCGCAGCCATTGGAATATCTCCAACATACAGCCGATCGACCCGGTGGCCCTTGGCCTGTGCAAACAGTCCGAACTGGATGCCGCCGTGCAGAAGGCCAATGCCAAGAAGGCCAAGGATGGCGAGGTGATGAGCGATGAGGAGCGGCGCAAGCTGGTCTCGACCGAGCAATCCCTCGGCATGGACCCGGAACCCAAAATCCCAAGTGCGATTTCGGGGCTGGAGACCTTCTCGCTTGGCGGCAGCGAAGATGAGACGGAAGAGAAAGACGAAACGCCTGTCGATGCGGACAGTCTGTTCAACCTGCCGGACACCGATGATGAGGGTGATGACGACACACAACCCTGA
- a CDS encoding ribonuclease T2 family protein has protein sequence MKRVLLAWVLMAGMAQAEGEPTGIFDYYVLSLSWTPTWCAVEGDDRGADQCDPGQGYGFTLHGLWPQFESGWPSFCPTRARAPSRGMTGAMVDIMGSGGLAWHQWRKHGVCSGLTAPDYFALSREAYERVTRPDLLRRLDQEVRLPAAVIEEAFLEANPDLEPDMLTVTCRSGRIQEVRVCLTRALEPRVCGADVVRDCTLGNALFSPMR, from the coding sequence ATGAAACGCGTGTTGCTGGCATGGGTTCTGATGGCGGGGATGGCACAGGCCGAGGGGGAGCCGACAGGTATATTCGATTATTACGTGCTGTCGCTGAGCTGGACGCCCACATGGTGCGCGGTCGAAGGTGATGACAGGGGGGCTGATCAATGCGACCCGGGGCAGGGATACGGGTTCACGCTGCACGGGCTTTGGCCGCAATTCGAAAGCGGCTGGCCCAGTTTCTGCCCGACGCGGGCACGCGCCCCGTCGCGCGGCATGACCGGGGCGATGGTTGATATCATGGGGTCCGGCGGGCTGGCCTGGCATCAATGGCGCAAACACGGGGTATGTTCCGGTCTCACCGCCCCGGATTACTTTGCGCTCTCGCGAGAAGCCTATGAGCGCGTCACCCGCCCTGATCTGCTGCGCCGTCTGGATCAGGAGGTGCGCCTGCCCGCCGCCGTGATCGAAGAGGCGTTTCTGGAGGCAAATCCAGATCTGGAACCCGATATGCTGACCGTCACCTGCCGGTCCGGCCGGATACAGGAGGTGCGGGTCTGCCTGACACGCGCGCTGGAACCACGGGTCTGCGGCGCGGATGTGGTGCGCGATTGCACGCTTGGCAACGCGCTGTTCAGCCCGATGCGGTAG